Proteins co-encoded in one Brassica oleracea var. oleracea cultivar TO1000 chromosome C4, BOL, whole genome shotgun sequence genomic window:
- the LOC106341415 gene encoding uncharacterized protein LOC106341415 — MDLRFHEGGGSSVWQKCSRHRFVCGGGVCPYCLHERLSSLCPDCASDLPCSCTPRASVDVDVPFADVGSVGRVSSLIECEPAFRRSTSMSVPFLRSTKPEPVEKTGSNLGPGRGRSLWRLFRGESRSKTGTMMMRKSRSVAVSDAGELLSSSPAPVTSKGNGWYFPSPIKVFRQSRILFQQRSPLYRG, encoded by the coding sequence ATGGATTTGCGTTTCCATGAAGGAGGAGGAAGCAGCGTTTGGCAGAAATGCTCTAGACACCGTTTCGTCTGCGGTGGCGGCGTTTGTCCTTACTGCCTCCACGAACGTCTCTCCTCACTCTGCCCCGACTGCGCCAGCGATCTCCCGTGTTCATGTACCCCACGCGCCTCCGTCGACGTAGATGTTCCCTTCGCTGATGTCGGATCGGTTGGCCGCGTATCCAGCCTGATCGAATGCGAGCCGGCGTTTAGGAGATCCACATCAATGTCTGTTCCGTTTCTCCGGTCTACTAAACCGGAACCGGTTGAGAAAACCGGGTCGAATCTTGGACCTGGTCGTGGACGTTCGCTCTGGAGACTGTTCAGAGGAGAGAGTAGAAGCAAGACTGGTACGATGATGATGAGGAAGTCGAGATCAGTCGCAGTCTCTGACGCCGGAGAATTGTTGTCTTCTTCTCCGGCGCCGGTGACCAGCAAGGGAAATGGTTGGTACTTTCCAAGTCCGATCAAGGTTTTCCGACAGTCAAGAATCTTGTTTCAACAAAGATCTCCTTTGTACAGAGGTTGA
- the LOC106336729 gene encoding histone-lysine N-methyltransferase, H3 lysine-9 specific SUVH5 — MENKSSKLLSKKKEATLELDNGSFIDPLGRRKSKRFKAAAVRDFPPHCGPSSTGLRSSTELMKNNASDEAEVDEKLVEVVTEGAEQQVKDMKGGWRSVGIKQLGGRKIIAVRDFPPNTGTKFSDYGKTVNDDAASKKEITLDPTKSMSPHVSKPLEAEKPKFTIPKPNETASKFKKTEGVVLPSPLRLLQKINKDNGEGSSRKDSETLSTAPSRPRGDTSARDKVMETLRLFSEACRKLIREEEAHPRKKNGKHFNVSVEASKIVKSKGKYLNVGTQFIGTVPGVEVGDEFQYRIELNFLGIHRAIQAGIDYTRDANKELLAVSIVASGGYDDDLFNSDVLIYTGQGGNLSKKFQQGNITNEPKDQQLLRGNLALANSIDKQNPVRVIRGNKKTPPSDNNTKNYVYDGLYLVEEFWKEVGCFGKLVFKYRLRRIAGQPELTWKVVKKAKSSKARDGLCCDDISGGKERLPICAVNEIDDEKPPVFDYTVNMIYPDWCQPIPPKGCGCTKRCKDSKNCFCVAKNDGELPYNYDGAIVFRKPMVYECGPLCKCPPDCYLRVTQRGIKIQLEIFKTESRGWGVRSLESIPSGSFICEYAGELLQENEADRLAGKDEYLFDIGTDNGSSSFYESSFFTIDAARKGNVGRFINHSCSPNLYAQDVLYHHEDMRIPHVMLFAKDNIPPLKELTYYYNYKIGQVLDADGNVKVKNCYCGSAKCSGRLY, encoded by the coding sequence ATGGAGAACAAGTCATCAAAACTTCTTTCTAAGAAGAAAGAAGCAACGCTAGAACTGGACAATGGTAGTTTCATTGATCCTCTGGGTCGCCGCAAGTCCAAGCGTTTTAAGGCTGCAGCTGTGAGAGACTTCCCACCTCACTGTGGACCAAGCTCCACTGGGCTTAGATCAAGCACGGAGCTGATGAAGAACAACGCTTCTGATGAAGCTGAGGTTGATGAAAAGCTTGTTGAGGTAGTAACAGAGGGAGCTGAACAACAAGTGAAAGATATGAAGGGTGGCTGGCGAAGCGTTGGGATAAAGCAGCTTGGTGGAAGAAAGATTATTGCAGTAAGAGACTTCCCTCCAAACACAGGAACCAAGTTTTCCGATTATGGAAAGACCGTGAATGATGATGCTGCCTCCAAGAAAGAGATAACATTGGATCCTACCAAAAGCATGTCGCCACATGTTTCGAAGCCATTGGAAGCTGAGAAACCAAAGTTCACAATTCCAAAACCAAACGAGACAGCAAGCAAATTTAAAAAAACGGAAGGTGTTGTACTGCCTTCACCCTTGAGGCTTCTCCAGAAGATAAATAAAGATAACGGCGAAGGATCTAGTAGGAAAGATAGTGAGACTTTATCTACTGCTCCTTCACGTCCTAGGGGAGACACTAGCGCTAGGGACAAAGTTATGGAAACTCTACGTTTATTCAGTGAAGCTTGCAGAAAACTTATCCGAGAGGAAGAAGCACACCCAAGGAAAAAAAACGGCAAACACTTCAACGTCTCCGTAGAGGCTTCAAAGATCGTCAAGAGCAAAGGCAAGTACCTCAACGTCGGCACTCAGTTCATAGGAACCGTCCCTGGAGTCGAAGTAGGCGACGAGTTCCAATACAGAATCGAACTAAACTTTCTCGGCATACACAGAGCAATCCAAGCTGGCATCGACTACACTCGAGACGCCAACAAGGAGCTGCTCGCCGTGAGTATAGTCGCCTCTGGTGGCTACGACGACGACCTTTTTAACTCCGACGTGTTGATCTACACAGGCCAAGGCGGGAACCTATCTAAAAAGTTCCAACAGGGGAACATAACCAACGAACCTAAAGACCAGCAGCTTTTGAGAGGAAACCTCGCTTTAGCGAACAGTATAGACAAACAGAACCCTGTGAGAGTCATCAGAGGCAACAAGAAGACGCCACCTTCTGATAATAATACCAAAAACTACGTCTACGACGGGTTGTATCTTGTTGAAGAGTTTTGGAAAGAAGTAGGGTGTTTTGGGAAGCTTGTGTTCAAGTACAGGCTGCGCCGTATCGCCGGGCAGCCTGAGCTTACTTGGAAAGTGGTTAAGAAGGCAAAATCATCAAAGGCTCGCGACGGTCTCTGCTGCGATGATATCTCTGGAGGGAAAGAGAGGTTGCCTATATGCGCTGTTAACGAGATAGACGATGAGAAACCTCCTGTGTTTGACTACACTGTAAACATGATATATCCGGATTGGTGCCAGCCGATTCCTCCGAAGGGATGCGGCTGCACGAAGCGCTGCAAAGACTCGAAGAACTGCTTTTGCGTCGCGAAAAACGATGGAGAGTTGCCTTACAACTACGACGGAGCGATTGTTTTTAGAAAGCCAATGGTCTACGAGTGTGGCCCTCTCTGCAAATGCCCGCCTGATTGCTACCTCCGCGTCACGCAGAGAGGGATCAAGATCCAGCTTGAGATCTTCAAAACCGAGTCGAGAGGATGGGGAGTGAGGTCTCTAGAGTCTATTCCTTCGGGGAGCTTTATCTGCGAGTACGCAGGGGAGCTTCTACAGGAAAACGAAGCTGATAGGCTTGCGGGTAAAGACGAGTATCTATTTGACATTGGGACTGATAATGGGAGTAGTAGCTTCTACGAGAGTAGCTTCTTTACCATAGACGCTGCGAGGAAAGGGAACGTGGGGAGGTTTATAAACCATAGCTGCTCGCCGAATCTGTACGCGCAGGACGTTTTGTACCACCATGAGGATATGAGGATCCCTCATGTGATGCTCTTTGCGAAGGACAATATACCTCCGCTCAAGGAACTCACGTACTATTACAACTATAAGATTGGTCAGGTGTTGGACGCTGACGGTAATGTCAAGGTGAAGAATTGCTATTGTGGTTCGGCCAAGTGCAGTGGTAGGCTCTACTGA
- the LOC106341643 gene encoding uncharacterized protein LOC106341643, whose product MSLNCLTCHTLLRSDSDIDIVSLKYSNIKGKNVTSGYEKMVRNRTMLPAVRRVKMGHRRLYSADAVVYRDLDEPKLARSSGLRRDWSFEDLKKQRDEIKIGETIKE is encoded by the coding sequence ATGAGCCTGAACTGCCTCACTTGCCACACCTTGCTAAGATCAGACTCGGACATAGACATAGTAAGCCTTAAATATTCAAACATTAAAGGAAAAAACGTAACGTCAGGATATGAAAAGATGGTAAGGAACCGAACAATGTTGCCAGCGGTGAGACGGGTCAAAATGGGACATCGCAGGCTCTACAGCGCGGACGCCGTGGTCTATAGGGATCTTGACGAGCCCAAGCTGGCAAGAAGCAGTGGGCTTAGAAGGGATTGGAGCTTTGAGGATTTAAAGAAACAAAGAGATGAGATAAAAATTGGAGAGACAATAAAGGAATAA
- the LOC106339987 gene encoding novel plant SNARE 11, giving the protein MDPISAVSEELAEIEGQINDLFRALSNGFQKLEKIKDANRQSRQLEDLTDKMRDCKSLIKDFDREVKSLEGSGNDASTNRMLNDRRQSMVKELNSYVALKKKYSSSLASNNKRFDLFDGPAEENMEENVLLASNMSNQELMNKGNSMMDDTDQAIERGKKIVQETINVGTDTSAALKAQTDQMSRVVNELDSIHFSLKKASKLVKEIGRQVATDKCIMAFLCLIVIGVIAIIIVKIVNPNNKDIRDIPGLAPPAMNRRLLWNHY; this is encoded by the exons ATGGATCCAATATCGGCGGTTAGCGAAGAGCTGGCTGAGATCGAAGGACAGATCAATGACCTTTTCCGCGCTTTATC AAATGGATTCCAGAAGCTGGAGAAGATCAAAGATGCTAATAGGCAGAGTAGGCAGCTCGAAGATCTCACTGACAAAATGCGTGACTGCAAGAGCCTTATTAAAGATTTCGATAGGGAAGTCAAAAGCTTGGAAGGCAGCGGGAACGATGCCAGCACTAACCGTATGCTCAACGATAGACGTCAATCCATG GTTAAGGAACTAAACTCATATGTTGCTCTTAAGAAGAA ATATTCATCCAGTCTAGCTAGCAATAATAAGCGATTTGATCTTTTTGATGGACCCGCTGAAGAAAACATGGAAGAGAATGTCTTATTAGCTTCCA ACATGTCCAATCAAGAACTCATGAATAAAGGAAACTCCATGATGGATGACACTGATCAAGCCATTGAGAGAGGCAAAAAG ATTGTTCAGGAGACTATAAATGTGGGAACAGATACTTCAGCGGCTCTCAAGGCTCAG ACCGACCAAATGAGTAGAGTTGTCAACGAACTCGATTCTATTCATTTCTCACTCAAGAAGGCCTCCAAGCTGGTCAAGGAAATTGGTAGGCAG GTTGCCACAGACAAATGTATTATGGCATTTCTTTGCCTTATTGTCATTGGTGTCATAGCTATCATCATCGTCAAG ATTGTGAACCCAAACAACAAAGACATCCGTGACATACCAGGCCTAGCTCCACCAGCCATGAACAGACGTCTACTCTGGAACCATTACTGA
- the LOC106340136 gene encoding probable LRR receptor-like serine/threonine-protein kinase At3g47570, which produces MRLFLLFSFSALMLLEAYGFTNETDKKALLDFKSQVSEDKQDVLSSWNNSSPLCSWKGVTCGLKHKRVTRLDLGGWELVGVISPSIGNLSFLISLDLSNNSIGGTIPHQVGNLFRLEYLDMSYNFLIGDIPVDLANCSRLLELDLSRNDLGGGVPSEIGSLGKLEILYLGFNNLGGKLPASFGNLTSLTDVILCSSKIEGRIPDDLARLNQLVSLLLGGNNFTGLFPPSMYNISSLEVLDIFGNGFSGSLKPDFGNLLPNIQYLFMGRNNFTGPIPTTLSNISNLQFLGIEYNKMIGRIPTSFGKLKNLRIVALHGNSLGSYSSGDLEFLKALTNCTQLRTLSVRLNRLGGDLPTAISNLSTNLQQLNLRLNFISGTIPYDIGNLKSLKRLVLSKNLLSGPLPNSIGKLSSLVDLDVSSNRMSGDIPSSIGNITGLEKLYLSNNSFEGTIPPSLAQFKYMLSLWVGSNKLNGTIPHEIMQIPSLFHLDLSNNSFTGCLPDFINPLERLGTLSVAHNKLSGKLPQVLGDCLSLENLYLQGNSFDGDIPNIEGLMGAKRLDFSNNNLSGSIPGYFANFSSLEYLNLSLNNFEGKVPTEGKFRNAKVVTVYGNKDLCGGIKELKLKPCIVHARPMKTTSHSSLSKKVAIGVTSAGIALLLMVFIAYISLRWFRKRKKNQQTSDPTSSALEVFHEKISYAYLRNATDGFSSRNLIGSSSFGTVFKALLPRENKVVAVKVLNLKRRGALKSFMRECESLKDIRHRNLVKLLTACSSIDFQGNDFRALIYEFMPNGSLDMWLHPEEVEEIRRPSRTLTLFERLNIAIDMIYVLDYLHVYCHEPLAHCDLKPSNVLLDDDLNGHISDFGIARLLMKFDQESLFNHLSSAGVRGTIGYAAPEYGMGGQPSMHGDVYSFGVLLLEMFTGKRPTNELFEGNVTLQNYTKLALPERVLDIADSSILNSGLRVGFPLGECLTLVLEVGLKCCEESPKNRLTTSGARKELILIKERFFKATRTARR; this is translated from the exons ATGAGATTGTTTCTTTTATTTTCTTTTAGCGCTCTCATGCTACTTGAAGCATATGGTTTTACTAATGAAACTGATAAGAAAGCATTGCTCGACTTCAAATCTCAAGTTTCTGAAGACAAACAAGATGTTTTGTCCTCATGGAATAACTCATCTCCTCTCTGCAGTTGGAAAGGGGTTACATGTGGCCTCAAACACAAGAGAGTTACCCGTTTGGACCTTGGAGGATGGGAGTTAGTGGGAGTGATATCACCATCTATTGGTAATCTTTCCTTCCTCATATCACTTGATCTCTCTAATAACTCTATTGGTGGAACCATCCCTCACCAGGTAGGAAACTTGTTTAGACTTGAGTACTTAGATATGAGTTATAATTTTCTCATAGGAGATATTCCAGTCGATCTAGCTAACTGCTCTAGATTGTTGGAACTTGATTTATCTCGTAATGATCTTGGAGGAGGTGTTCCTTCAGAAATAGGATCATTGGGGAAGCTTGAAATTTTATATCTTGGTTTTAACAACCTGGGAGGGAAGCTCCCTGCATCTTTCGGAAACTTGACATCACTCACGGACGTCATCCTTTGTTCGAGCAAAATAGAAGGAAGAATTCCTGATGATCTAGCTAGATTGAATCAGTTAGTGTCTCTTCTATTAGGAGGGAACAATTTCACTGGCCTCTTTCCTCCCTCCATGTACAATATTTCCTCACTTGAGGTATTGGACATATTTGGTAATGGTTTTTCAGGTAGCCTAAAGCCGGATTTTGGTAATCTATTACCAAATATTCAATATTTATTTATGGGACGTAACAATTTCACAGGACCCATCCCAACAACGCTTTCCAATATCTCAAATCTTCAATTCTTAGGAATCGAGTATAACAAAATGATAGGAAGAATTCCTACTAGCTTTGGAAAATTAAAGAATTTGAGAATTGTGGCACTTCACGGTAATTCTTTGGGAAGTTACTCTTCTGGGGATCTTGAATTTCTTAAGGCTTTGACTAACTGTACCCAGCTACGTACATTATCTGTTCGTCTAAATAGGCTTGGAGGTGACTTGCCTACCGCTATCTCGAACCTGTCCACCAACCTCCAACAGTTAAACCTCAGACTGAATTTCATCTCTGGAACCATTCCTTATGATATTGGAAATCTCAAAAGTCTGAAAAGACTTGTGTTAAGCAAAAACTTGTTGTCTGGACCACTACCTAATTCCATTGGGAAGCTTTCTAGTTTGGTGGATTTAGACGTCAGTTCAAATAGAATGTCAGGAGATATACCTTCTTCAATAGGTAACATCACTGGGTTAGAAAAACTATATTTGTCCAACAATAGTTTTGAAGGAACCATTCCTCCGAGTCTTGCTCAGTTCAAATACATGTTATCTTTGTGGGTTGGGTCTAATAAGTTGAATGGGACTATACCTCATGAGATTATGCAGATTCCATCCCTTTTTCACCTCGACTTGTCAAATAATTCCTTTACAGGCTGTCTGCCAGATTTTATCAATCCACTAGAACGGCTTGGCACACTGTCTGTTGCGCATAATAAATTATCCGGGAAACTCCCTCAAGTCTTGGGAGATTGTCTCTCATTGGAGAATCTTTATCTACAAGGAAACTCTTTTGATGGTGATATTCCAAATATAGAAGGGTTGATGGGTGCTAAAAGACTTGATTTCTCCAACAACAATCTCTCTGGAAGTATACCTGGATATTTTGCAAACTTTTCTTCCTTGGAGTATCTCAATCTATCCCTTAACAATTTCGAGGGAAAGGTGCCAACAGAAGGAAAATTTCGGAATGCTAAAGTTGTTACAGTGTATGGAAACAAGGATCTATGTGGAGGTATCAAGGAGCTAAAACTAAAGCCGTGTATTGTGCATGCACGACCAATGAAGACTACTAGCCACTCCTCTCTTTCAAAGAAAGTTGCCATTGGGGTAACTAGCGCAGGCATAGCTTTGCTTTTGATGGTGTTCATAGCTTACATTTCCCTACGTTGGTTCAGAAAAAGAAAGAAGAACCAGCAGACCAGTGATCCAACTTCTTCAGCACTTGAGGTTTTCCATGAAAAGATAAGTTATGCATATCTCCGCAATGCGACAGATGGCTTCTCTTCCCGCAATTTGATTGGATCAAGCAGTTTCGGGACAGTGTTTAAGGCATTGCTTCCAAGAGAGAACAAGGTTGTTGCGGTGAAAGTTCTAAACCTGAAGAGACGTGGAGCTCTGAAGAGCTTTATGAGAGAATGTGAATCCCTCAAGGACATAAGGCATCGTAATCTTGTGAAACTACTGACGGCTTGTTCGAGTATTGATTTTCAAGGAAATGATTTCAGAGCTCTTATCTATGAGTTCATGCCAAATGGAAGCCTAGATATGTGGCTACACCCAGAGGAAGTGGAAGAGATTCGTAGGCCCTCAAGAACCTTGACCCTCTTTGAAAGGCTCAATATTGCTATAGATATGATTTATGTTTTGGACTATCTTCATGTTTATTGCCATGAACCTCTAGCTCATTGCGATCTCAAGCCAAGTAACGTCCTCCTAGACGATGATCTGAATGGCCATATTAGCGACTTTGGCATTGCTCGACTGCTCATGAAATTTGACCAGGAGTCTTTGTTCAACCATCTAAGCTCAGCTGGCGTCAGAGGAACCATCGGCTATGCCGCACCAG AATATGGAATGGGAGGACAACCATCAATGCATGGTGACGTTTATAGCTTTGGTGTTCTTCTTTTGGAAATGTTCACTGGAAAAAGACCAACAAATGAGTTATTCGAGGGAAACGTCACCCTACAAAACTACACCAAGTTGGCGTTGCCAGAGAGGGTCTTGGACATTGCAGACAGTTCGATTCTTAATAGCGGTCTTAGAGTTGGTTTCCCTCTTGGTGAGTGTTTGACACTGGTTTTGGAGGTGGGACTTAAGTGTTGCGAAGAATCTCCAAAGAACCGTTTGACAACAAGTGGAGCAAGAAAGGAGTTAATCTTAATCAAAGAGAGGTTCTTTAAAGCCACAAGAACAGCCAGACGTTGA